The following are encoded in a window of Nibricoccus aquaticus genomic DNA:
- a CDS encoding transposase — MSNQVRSQTPPFTEHLYRERHRIENLFARLNRYRRISTRYEKLLSSFSAMLMLA, encoded by the coding sequence GTGTCTAACCAAGTAAGATCGCAAACACCTCCATTTACCGAGCACCTCTACCGCGAACGCCATCGCATCGAAAACCTCTTCGCACGACTCAACCGCTACCGCCGCATCTCCACTCGCTACGAAAAACTCCTCTCCTCATTTTCCGCTATGCTCATGCTCGCCTAG